A genomic stretch from Corvus cornix cornix isolate S_Up_H32 chromosome 9, ASM73873v5, whole genome shotgun sequence includes:
- the CAPN10 gene encoding calpain-10 isoform X2, protein MLGEKKQLMVTRDLYTDPTFPASDTSIFFDYCTPLAQFRGEISWLRPKDICSSPRLFSNNLQDVQVKQGILGDCWFLCACVALQKSKYLLNKVIPPGQPSWTDESYQGCFTCRVWQFGHWVEVTIDDRLPCLGGKLCFSQCQTEDLFWLPLLEKAYAKVHGSYEQLWAGQVADALVDLTGGIAERWTLKGPGKDVEKEKTGMVLEKAVFRRLMNLKEQCVISCSVLNSRQGASELGEFHAFIVIDRVNLSEVSGKEIFLLRIRNPWGRRCWKGPWCEGGQGWNQLDPAVASELLSQILEGEFWVDEEEFFREFDEITVGFPVNEEGQLQSLYTEKVLCHSQNLFGSWVRGQSAGGCRNNSSFPTNPKFWLRVCESSEVCIALLQKDRKYSTDWAGRIQNPTRLAEENPSLTEGIQGKNYQAVGLHVWKVEKKRFNLPKTLSAPPVVGTICHSYDREVHVCCDLSPGFYLVVPSTFLKDAVGNFLLRVFSTGRISLSELKPPPTDAALCEELPAGEWETVQLHGCWKNGLNAGGSRNFPSFHTNPCFPLSIPAGPGKTTVKVTLRQHCLDSKCCPIGFHIFQLCTAECLTAAGNHKLLLLYTWSHW, encoded by the exons gacATTTGTTCTTCTCCTCGGTTATTTTCAAACAATCTGCAGGATGTGCaagtaaaacaaggaattttGGGAGACTGTTGGTTCCTGTGTGCCTGTGTAGCTTTGCAGAAGAGCAAATACTTACTGAACAAG GTAATCCCTCCAGGTCAGCCCAGCTGGACAGATGAGTCCTACCAAGGCTGTTTCACGTGCCGGGTCTGGCAGTTTGGCCACTGGGTGGAAGTGACCATCGACGATCGCCTGCCTTGCCTTGGAGGCaaactctgcttttcccagtgtcAGACAGAGGATTTGTTTTGGCTTCCACTTCTGGAAAAAGCTTATGCAAA aGTGCATGGATCTTATGAGCAGTTGTGGGCAGGACAGGTGGCAGATGCTTTGGTTGATCTGACTGGAGGAATTGCTGAAAGATGGACCCTGAAAGGCCCTGGAAAAGATGTGGAGAAAGAGAAGACAGGCATGGTTTTGGAGAAAGCAGTGTTTAGAAGATTAATGAATCTGAAGGAACAGTGTGTAATAAGCTGTTCAGTCCTCAACTCCAGACAAG gTGCAAGTGAACTAGGAGAATTTCATGCCTTTATTGTGATAGACAGAGTGAATCTGTCTGAAGTGTCAGGCAAGGAAATCTTCCTACTACGAATACGAAATCCTTGGGGGAGGCGGTGCTGGAAAGGGCCCTGGTGTGAGGG CGGTCAAGGATGGAACCAGCTAGATCCAGCAGTTGCTTCAGAACTCCTCTCCCAGATCCTAGAGGGAGAATTCTGGGTGGATGAAGAGGAATTTTTCAGGGAATTTGATGAGATTACTGTGGGCTTTCCAGTCAATGAGGAAGGACAACTTCAGAGCCTCTATACAG aGAAAGTGCTGTGTCACTCACAGAATCTCTTTGGATCCTGGGTGAGAGGGCAGTCTGCAGGTGGCTGCCGCAACAACAGCAGCTTCCCTACCAACCCCAAGTTCTGGCTGAGGGTCTGTGAATCGAGTGAGGTGTGcattgctctgctgcagaaagacAGGAAATACAGCACTGACTGGGCTGGAAGGATTCAAAATCCAACCCGCTTAGCAGAGGAGAATCCATCTTTGACTGAAGGCATACAAGGAAAGAATTACCAGGCTGTGGGATTGCATGTCTGGAAG GTGGAGAAGAAACGATTTAACCTTCCAAAGaccctctctgctcctccagtTGTAGGTACCATCTGCCATTCCTACGATAGAGAAGTCCATGTGTGCTGTGACCTTTCACCTGGCTTTTATCTTGTTGTTCCCAGCACCTTTCTGAAAGATGCAGTAGGGAATTTCTTGCTTCGTGTATTTTCAACGGGAAGGATCTCTCTCAG TGAGCTAAAGCCACCACCCACGGATGCTGCCCTCTGTGAAGAACTCCCAGCTGGTGAATGGGAGACAGTGCAGCTGCATGGTTGCTGGAAGAATGGGCTAAATGCTGGAGGTAGCAGGAACTTCCCCTCCTTTCATACCAATCCctgctttcccctctccatTCCTGCAGGACCGGGAAAAACCACTGTGAAAGTCACCCTCCGTCAGCACTGCCTGGATAGCAAGTGTTGTCCAATAGGTTTCCATATTTTCCAG CTCTGTACAGCAGA GTGCCTaacagcagctggaaaccaCAAACTACTTCTTTTGTACACTTGGAGCCACTGGTGA
- the CAPN10 gene encoding calpain-10 isoform X1: protein MLGEKKQLMVTRDLYTDPTFPASDTSIFFDYCTPLAQFRGEISWLRPKDICSSPRLFSNNLQDVQVKQGILGDCWFLCACVALQKSKYLLNKVIPPGQPSWTDESYQGCFTCRVWQFGHWVEVTIDDRLPCLGGKLCFSQCQTEDLFWLPLLEKAYAKVHGSYEQLWAGQVADALVDLTGGIAERWTLKGPGKDVEKEKTGMVLEKAVFRRLMNLKEQCVISCSVLNSRQGASELGEFHAFIVIDRVNLSEVSGKEIFLLRIRNPWGRRCWKGPWCEGGQGWNQLDPAVASELLSQILEGEFWVDEEEFFREFDEITVGFPVNEEGQLQSLYTEKVLCHSQNLFGSWVRGQSAGGCRNNSSFPTNPKFWLRVCESSEVCIALLQKDRKYSTDWAGRIQNPTRLAEENPSLTEGIQGKNYQAVGLHVWKVEKKRFNLPKTLSAPPVVGTICHSYDREVHVCCDLSPGFYLVVPSTFLKDAVGNFLLRVFSTGRISLSELKPPPTDAALCEELPAGEWETVQLHGCWKNGLNAGGSRNFPSFHTNPCFPLSIPAGPGKTTVKVTLRQHCLDSKCCPIGFHIFQVPNSSWKPQTTSFVHLEPLVSCVPHCYSQEVSRLCRLPAGSYVIIPSTYLPSTEGNFTLVIATKIDRKRIHSQETLGQVLQEVSFTTVMKRWDIPQEPSKYPGVEKVQAHI, encoded by the exons gacATTTGTTCTTCTCCTCGGTTATTTTCAAACAATCTGCAGGATGTGCaagtaaaacaaggaattttGGGAGACTGTTGGTTCCTGTGTGCCTGTGTAGCTTTGCAGAAGAGCAAATACTTACTGAACAAG GTAATCCCTCCAGGTCAGCCCAGCTGGACAGATGAGTCCTACCAAGGCTGTTTCACGTGCCGGGTCTGGCAGTTTGGCCACTGGGTGGAAGTGACCATCGACGATCGCCTGCCTTGCCTTGGAGGCaaactctgcttttcccagtgtcAGACAGAGGATTTGTTTTGGCTTCCACTTCTGGAAAAAGCTTATGCAAA aGTGCATGGATCTTATGAGCAGTTGTGGGCAGGACAGGTGGCAGATGCTTTGGTTGATCTGACTGGAGGAATTGCTGAAAGATGGACCCTGAAAGGCCCTGGAAAAGATGTGGAGAAAGAGAAGACAGGCATGGTTTTGGAGAAAGCAGTGTTTAGAAGATTAATGAATCTGAAGGAACAGTGTGTAATAAGCTGTTCAGTCCTCAACTCCAGACAAG gTGCAAGTGAACTAGGAGAATTTCATGCCTTTATTGTGATAGACAGAGTGAATCTGTCTGAAGTGTCAGGCAAGGAAATCTTCCTACTACGAATACGAAATCCTTGGGGGAGGCGGTGCTGGAAAGGGCCCTGGTGTGAGGG CGGTCAAGGATGGAACCAGCTAGATCCAGCAGTTGCTTCAGAACTCCTCTCCCAGATCCTAGAGGGAGAATTCTGGGTGGATGAAGAGGAATTTTTCAGGGAATTTGATGAGATTACTGTGGGCTTTCCAGTCAATGAGGAAGGACAACTTCAGAGCCTCTATACAG aGAAAGTGCTGTGTCACTCACAGAATCTCTTTGGATCCTGGGTGAGAGGGCAGTCTGCAGGTGGCTGCCGCAACAACAGCAGCTTCCCTACCAACCCCAAGTTCTGGCTGAGGGTCTGTGAATCGAGTGAGGTGTGcattgctctgctgcagaaagacAGGAAATACAGCACTGACTGGGCTGGAAGGATTCAAAATCCAACCCGCTTAGCAGAGGAGAATCCATCTTTGACTGAAGGCATACAAGGAAAGAATTACCAGGCTGTGGGATTGCATGTCTGGAAG GTGGAGAAGAAACGATTTAACCTTCCAAAGaccctctctgctcctccagtTGTAGGTACCATCTGCCATTCCTACGATAGAGAAGTCCATGTGTGCTGTGACCTTTCACCTGGCTTTTATCTTGTTGTTCCCAGCACCTTTCTGAAAGATGCAGTAGGGAATTTCTTGCTTCGTGTATTTTCAACGGGAAGGATCTCTCTCAG TGAGCTAAAGCCACCACCCACGGATGCTGCCCTCTGTGAAGAACTCCCAGCTGGTGAATGGGAGACAGTGCAGCTGCATGGTTGCTGGAAGAATGGGCTAAATGCTGGAGGTAGCAGGAACTTCCCCTCCTTTCATACCAATCCctgctttcccctctccatTCCTGCAGGACCGGGAAAAACCACTGTGAAAGTCACCCTCCGTCAGCACTGCCTGGATAGCAAGTGTTGTCCAATAGGTTTCCATATTTTCCAG GTGCCTaacagcagctggaaaccaCAAACTACTTCTTTTGTACACTTGGAGCCACTGGTGAGCTGTGTACCTCACTGCTATTCCCAGGAAGTCAGCCGACTTTGCAGGCTTCCTGCAGGAAGTTATGTCATTATACCTTCTACATACTTGCCCAGTACAGAAGGCAATTTTACACTGGTCATAGCAACCAAAATAGACAG GAAGCGCATTCACAGCCAGGAGACGCTTGGACAAGTATTACAAGAG GTTTCCTTTACAACTGTGATGAAAAG GTGGGACATACCTCAAGAACCATCAAAATACCCTGGAGTAGAAAAAGTCCAAGCTCATATCTGA
- the LOC104687971 gene encoding cytochrome P450 2J2-like, which produces MLGITEIFIALVVCLLILQLLKLQWMRTQLPPGPVPLPIIGNLWLLDFKLRRETLSKLTNIYGNIYTLWMGQTPLVVLNGYKAVKDGIVTHSEEVSGRPLTPFYRDMMGEKGIFLTNGHTWKQQRRFGMTIIRSLAHGKNNLERQIQTEACHLVDIFANTKGKPFDPHTSIVRAIANIICAVVFGHRFSSEDESFSKLIKAIYFVIYFQGTIWGRLYDAFPWLMHCLPGPHQEVFAYNDFMHSLVTKEVQAHERQNTGDPQDLIDFYLAQITKTKDDPTSTFNKDNMVQTVVDLLLGGTETTSTTLLWALLYMVQYPEIQEKVQREIEAVLEPSHVISYEDRKKLPYTNAVIHEALRYSNVTSVGVPRQCLRSTTLLGFHIKKGTLVLPNLHSVVYDTEHWATPWKFNPDHFLDLEGNFVNKEAFLPFSAGHRVCLGEQMARVELFIFFTSLLRAFTFQLPEGVKEINLEYILGAILQPHPYKLCAIPR; this is translated from the exons ATGTTGGGGATTACTGAGATTTTTATAGCTCTGGTAGTATGTCTCCTGATTTTGCAGCTCCTAAAGCTGCAATGGATGCGTACCCAGCTTCCTCCAGGACCAGTTCCTCTCCCCATCATCGGAAATTTGTGGCTGCTGGACTTCAAACTTCGCCGAGAAACTCTCAGTAAG TTAACCAACATCTATGGAAACATCTACACTCTGTGGATGGGACAGACACCTCTGGTTGTACTGAATGGATACAAAGCAGTAAAAGATGGCATCGTCACCCACTCAGAAGAAGTTTCTGGAAGACCTCTCACCCCTTTCTACAGAGATATGATGGGCGAGAAAG gtattttcctGACAAATGGCCACACCTGGAAACAACAGAGACGCTTTGGCATGACAATTATAAGAAGCCTGGCACACGGTAAGAACAATTTGGAGCGTCAAATTCAAACAGAGGCCTGTCACCTTGTGGACATCTTTGCAAACACAAAAG GCAAACCTTTTGACCCCCACACTTCCATCGTCCGTGCAATTGCAAATATCATTTGCGCTGTTGTTTTTGGTCATCGCTTCTCCAGTGAGGATGAATCTTTCAGCAAACTCATCAAAGCTATTTATTTTGTGATCTATTTTCAAGGTACTATCTGGGGCAGG CTATACGATGCTTTCCCATGGCTCATGCACTGTCTCCCAGGGCCTCACCAGGAAGTGTTCGCATACAACGACTTCATGCACAGTTTAGTCACGAAGGAGGTCCAGGCTCATGAGAGACAGAACACAGGTGATCCACAGGATCTCATTGACTTCTACCTGGCTCAAATAACAAAA ACCAAGGACGACCCTACTTCTACATTCAATAAAGACAATATGGTTCAGACTGTGGTTGATCTTTTGCTGGGAGGGACAGAAACAACAAGCACAACCCTTCTCTGGGCACTGCTCTACATGGTACAATACCCAGAAATACAAG aaaaggtTCAAAGAGAGATAGAGGCTGTTCTGGAACCCTCCCATGTCATCAGCTATGAAGACCGTAAGAAGCTGCCCTACACGAATGCTGTGATTCACGAGGCTTTGCGCTACAGCAACGTCACCTCCGTTGGGGTCCCTCGACAGTGCCTGAGGAGTACAACTCTGCTGGGTTTTCACATTAAAAAG GGCACACTTGTGTTGCCAAATCTGCACTCTGTGGTGTACGATACTGAGCACTGGGCAACCCCTTGGAAGTTCAACCCAGATCATTTCCTTGATTTAGAAGGCAACTTTGTGAACAAAGAGGCATTCTTACCTTTCTCAGCAG GGCACCGGGTATGTCTAGGGGAACAGATGGCACGAGTTGAACTGTTCATCTTCTTTACCAGCCTCCTTCGGGCATTTACATTCCAGCTCCCTGAGGGAGTGAAGGAAATCAATCTGGAGTACATTTTGGGTGCAATACTGCAGCCACATCCATATAAACTCTGCGCTATTCCACGCTAG